From Woronichinia naegeliana WA131, the proteins below share one genomic window:
- a CDS encoding type II toxin-antitoxin system RelE/ParE family toxin: MSYTITIKKRASKALENLSQDGYQKVRDGIRALAENPRPPGCLKLTGREGWRIRIGVYRIIYGIDDSAKKVIVLDIGHRKDIYR, translated from the coding sequence ATGAGTTATACTATTACAATTAAAAAACGAGCTTCTAAGGCTTTAGAGAACCTCTCCCAGGATGGCTATCAGAAAGTTCGAGACGGGATTAGAGCATTAGCTGAAAATCCAAGACCTCCAGGATGTCTAAAGCTGACAGGACGAGAAGGTTGGCGGATTCGGATTGGAGTTTATCGCATTATTTATGGAATAGATGATTCGGCAAAAAAGGTAATTGTTCTAGATATTGGACATCGCAAAGACATCTACCGATAG